The following proteins come from a genomic window of Candidatus Binataceae bacterium:
- a CDS encoding VOC family protein, with amino-acid sequence MIHHVSIGVSDVARAKRFFDAALAPLGAKCLYEDASTLGYGGGDGPRLWLLAASAPVPANIAGLHVCLEAGRRAAVDAFHAAALKAGGRDNGKPGLRADYGENYYAAFVTDPDGNRIEAYCGRKE; translated from the coding sequence ATGATTCATCACGTATCGATCGGAGTGAGCGACGTCGCCCGGGCCAAGCGGTTTTTCGATGCAGCGCTGGCGCCGCTCGGTGCGAAGTGCCTCTACGAGGACGCAAGCACGCTCGGCTATGGCGGCGGCGACGGACCGCGCCTGTGGCTGCTTGCGGCCAGCGCCCCCGTGCCGGCCAATATCGCGGGCTTGCACGTGTGTCTGGAAGCCGGGCGGCGGGCCGCGGTTGACGCGTTTCACGCGGCGGCGCTCAAAGCGGGCGGGCGCGACAACGGAAAGCCGGGGCTGCGCGCGGATTACGGCGAGAACTACTACGCCGCTTTCGTCACCGACCCGGACGGCAACAGGATCGAGGCGTACTGCGGGCGCAAGGAGTGA
- a CDS encoding cysteine hydrolase family protein: MKRALIVIDVQNEYFSGKMPVSYPPGSLDNILHAMDSAHSHGVPVVVVRHAAKGDRGVFKEGTEGWNLQKDVAARPADVVIDKNLPSSFAGTDLEKWLRDNQIDTLTITGYMTQMCCDSTARDGFHRGYKVEFLSDATGTLSVGNDSGKVADKDLHNAVLVTQASMFSKVMGTADWIKKLDEK; this comes from the coding sequence ATGAAACGTGCGCTTATTGTTATCGACGTGCAGAACGAATACTTCAGCGGCAAGATGCCCGTCAGCTATCCGCCCGGCTCGCTCGACAACATCCTGCACGCGATGGATTCGGCGCACTCCCACGGCGTGCCGGTGGTCGTGGTGCGCCACGCGGCCAAGGGCGATCGCGGCGTGTTCAAGGAAGGCACCGAGGGCTGGAACCTGCAAAAGGACGTCGCCGCGCGGCCTGCCGACGTGGTCATCGACAAGAACCTGCCCTCGAGCTTTGCCGGAACCGACCTCGAAAAGTGGCTGCGCGACAATCAGATCGACACCCTGACCATCACCGGCTATATGACCCAGATGTGCTGCGACAGCACCGCACGCGACGGGTTCCATCGCGGCTACAAGGTGGAATTCCTCTCCGACGCGACCGGCACGCTCAGCGTCGGCAACGATTCGGGCAAGGTCGCCGACAAGGACCTGCACAACGCCGTGCTGGTCACGCAGGCCTCGATGTTCAGCAAGGTGATGGGCACCGCCGACTGGATAAAAAAGCTCGACGAGAAGTGA
- a CDS encoding CGNR zinc finger domain-containing protein produces MANRTSNGSRRPSPRGGFLVLAPRRDLCLDYANTLGWRGSAPAETLHGLPDLVKWCAASGGLLAGAIDAGGDWGGAAWCERRPAEAAAIFNRAIAIRESIYRIFHAIASGGAPADHDFDQDLTDLNRALQETPARSALQRAASGFGWRVELKRPASAPALLAPALWSAGDLLAGAHLERVRECANGECLWLFLDESKNGTRRWCSMSACGNRAKAHRHYARLKGGG; encoded by the coding sequence ATGGCGAATCGCACGTCCAACGGGAGCCGCAGGCCAAGCCCGCGCGGCGGCTTTCTGGTCCTCGCGCCCCGGCGCGATCTCTGTCTCGACTACGCCAATACGCTCGGATGGCGCGGCAGCGCGCCGGCCGAGACCCTGCACGGATTGCCCGACCTGGTTAAGTGGTGCGCGGCGTCGGGCGGTCTTCTGGCGGGTGCGATCGACGCCGGCGGCGATTGGGGCGGCGCGGCCTGGTGCGAGCGCCGTCCGGCGGAAGCGGCGGCGATTTTCAATCGCGCGATCGCGATTCGCGAGTCGATTTATCGTATCTTCCATGCGATCGCGAGCGGCGGCGCGCCTGCGGACCACGACTTTGACCAGGACCTGACCGACTTGAACCGAGCCTTGCAGGAGACGCCCGCGCGAAGCGCGCTTCAGCGCGCCGCAAGCGGGTTCGGCTGGCGAGTCGAACTGAAGCGGCCCGCGAGCGCGCCGGCGCTGCTTGCTCCGGCGCTATGGTCGGCGGGCGACCTGCTCGCCGGGGCGCATCTCGAGCGCGTGCGCGAGTGCGCCAACGGCGAGTGCCTGTGGCTTTTCCTGGACGAGAGCAAGAACGGGACGCGGCGCTGGTGCTCGATGAGCGCGTGCGGCAACCGCGCCAAGGCGCATCGCCATTACGCGCGCCTGAAGGGCGGCGGGTGA
- a CDS encoding amidohydrolase family protein, producing the protein MLDLMIRGAEVVTPHGAGRWDIGIAGEKIAFVGLPGERVEAARVIDAAGKIAVPGGVEPHTHLGDRITMRPAEGLYTLGPEEDTRGMAFGGTTTHIDFAWVHPRTDVQRAIERRLSRWKGNSYVDYTFHVAIGGALPLKIFDQLPEAIQQGFPSFKVFTTEVLPPNSKRPGFRLDFGRIQLAMEKIAPRDGIMVVHAEDHDLVQYNYERFKAERQTAGRNLHHVHSKLSEELAFRRTIALGRAAGAAIYFVHTSAREGVEAVAEARANGQAVYAETLHHYACFSAHDYRSPRGFCYHTYPSLKYPDDHTALWNGLVGDGVSTVATDEFPTSLKVKLDGQTIEDVTGGNLGAEARMGIVFTEGVVKRGMTLERFAQVTATNAARILGLYPRKGAIASGSDADVVLIDPAIRRKLAREDFHVSDYSPWEGWEVRGWPVTTILRGKPIVEDGSLKGTLNDGQLVPRRIDPAMLRRPAA; encoded by the coding sequence GTGCTCGACCTCATGATTCGCGGCGCGGAGGTGGTCACGCCCCACGGCGCCGGCAGATGGGACATCGGCATCGCCGGCGAAAAGATCGCGTTCGTCGGCCTGCCCGGCGAGCGGGTCGAGGCGGCGCGCGTGATCGACGCCGCCGGCAAGATCGCTGTGCCGGGCGGCGTCGAGCCGCATACCCATCTCGGCGACCGGATCACGATGCGCCCCGCGGAGGGGCTGTACACGCTCGGCCCCGAAGAGGACACCCGCGGCATGGCGTTCGGCGGGACCACCACGCATATCGATTTCGCCTGGGTGCATCCGCGCACCGACGTGCAGCGCGCGATCGAGCGGCGGCTCAGTCGATGGAAGGGCAACTCGTACGTGGACTACACGTTCCACGTCGCGATCGGCGGCGCGCTGCCGCTTAAAATCTTCGACCAGCTGCCCGAGGCGATCCAGCAAGGCTTTCCGAGCTTCAAGGTTTTCACGACCGAAGTTCTGCCGCCCAATTCGAAACGCCCGGGCTTCAGGCTCGACTTCGGCCGTATCCAGCTAGCGATGGAAAAGATCGCGCCGCGCGACGGGATCATGGTGGTCCACGCCGAGGATCACGACCTCGTGCAGTACAACTACGAGCGTTTCAAAGCCGAGCGTCAGACCGCCGGACGGAACCTGCATCACGTGCACAGCAAGCTCTCCGAGGAGCTCGCGTTCCGACGCACGATCGCGCTCGGCCGCGCGGCCGGCGCCGCCATCTACTTCGTCCATACCTCGGCGCGCGAAGGCGTCGAAGCGGTGGCCGAAGCGCGCGCCAACGGCCAGGCCGTGTACGCCGAGACGCTCCATCACTACGCCTGCTTCTCCGCGCATGATTACCGTTCGCCGCGCGGCTTCTGCTATCACACCTATCCCTCGCTCAAGTACCCGGACGATCACACGGCGCTGTGGAATGGGCTCGTTGGCGACGGCGTCTCGACCGTCGCCACTGACGAGTTTCCGACCTCGCTTAAAGTGAAGCTCGACGGCCAGACGATCGAGGACGTGACCGGCGGCAATCTCGGCGCCGAGGCGCGGATGGGAATCGTGTTCACCGAAGGCGTGGTCAAACGCGGGATGACGCTCGAGCGCTTCGCCCAGGTGACCGCGACCAACGCGGCGAGGATCCTCGGGCTCTATCCGCGCAAGGGCGCGATCGCGTCGGGCAGCGACGCCGACGTGGTGCTCATCGATCCGGCGATCCGCCGCAAGCTTGCGCGCGAGGATTTCCACGTGAGCGACTACAGTCCGTGGGAAGGATGGGAGGTCAGGGGATGGCCGGTGACGACCATCCTGCGCGGCAAGCCGATCGTCGAAGACGGCAGCCTCAAGGGAACTCTCAACGACGGGCAACTGGTGCCGCGCCGGATCGATCCGGCGATGCTGCGGCGTCCCGCGGCATAG
- a CDS encoding DUF2141 domain-containing protein, translating to MAIGFAVVPNVARSQPPVQPDELRIVVNGVRNQKGSVICSLWASANSGVFTTVGTESRKISVPIHNGQGVCEFKALPAGAYAATVFHDENGNGKFDRRFGYPLEGYGFSNNVNPTIRAPSFDQCKVQYAGKGVLTVPIDLIYR from the coding sequence ATGGCAATCGGATTTGCGGTCGTGCCGAATGTCGCACGCTCACAACCGCCGGTCCAGCCGGACGAACTACGCATTGTCGTAAACGGCGTGCGCAATCAGAAAGGTTCGGTTATCTGCTCGCTATGGGCGAGCGCGAACTCCGGTGTATTTACGACGGTAGGCACGGAGTCGCGCAAAATATCGGTGCCGATCCACAATGGCCAGGGCGTGTGCGAATTCAAGGCCCTGCCGGCTGGCGCCTACGCCGCTACCGTGTTTCACGACGAGAACGGAAACGGTAAGTTCGACCGGAGGTTTGGTTACCCGCTTGAGGGCTACGGATTCTCCAACAACGTAAACCCCACGATCAGGGCACCCTCATTCGACCAGTGCAAGGTTCAATACGCCGGCAAGGGAGTCCTCACGGTTCCGATCGATCTGATCTATCGCTAA